The window TTCATAAGATAGAAATTATTAAAATTTTAAAGGAAATAAAAGATAACGAATATTATAAGTTGGACGGATACAATAGTTTCAATTCATTTGCAAAAAATTATAGAATTGCACGAACTCAAGTATATGATTATATTAGAATAGGAAATGCAATAGAAGAAGGACTATTAGAAGAACAATTTGTTATTGAAAATGGGCTTGTCAATTCTTTATTGGCTTTGAGAGATAAAGATGGGATTAAGGTTAAAAAATCCAAAAAAAATCCAATAAAACCTCTGCGTTTTCAACTTAAAAGACAAGATAGTTATGATTTTTATAAAAAAAATGCTAAATTTACTGGTTTTTTAATGGATCAATTATTTCAATCTAAAAAAGATTTAATAGAAGAATTTTTAAAGGAATTTAAACGTTTAAGAGGTTAAGTGTAATAATTATTGATAAATAATTAAACATATAAATTTAAGTTGATTTTATTTTATATTTAGTGTACGATAACCATCGTTGATAGTAGTATTCTTCATTTTGGTACTACCTTCAGTTAGGTTCGTGCTAATCAAAGTATCAGAGCTTATTTAAAGGTTCATCGAAGAGTTTTTAATTAAGCTCTGAATTTTTATATTCAACTTTAGTAATCCAATGTTTCATTATTTTTATAGAAATTTTATAAATGGTTGACAAAAATAATTCTTTGTTATATTATATTATTTATATTAAACCTAATTGAGGAGATAAAAAATGAATAAAAATAATAATATGATAAAAAATCAATCAACAAATACAGTAGATGTAATAATAGATAAAATGAATTCAAGTAATATTGCAGAAGTATGGGAAACATACAAGATTATGCATAATCTTAAAAAGATAGATGCTTATTCAGAACGAGAAATTTTAACTTTATTACAAGTAAACAAATTAAATCCATTTAAGAAGGAAGCATACGTAATACCGTTCAATGGTCGTTATACAGTTGTAGTAGCATATCAAACATTGCTTATACGTGCATATGAA of the Borrelia hispanica CRI genome contains:
- a CDS encoding chromosome replication/partitioning protein; the encoded protein is MIVKVNKRNLEKVENNQREYYENLKSKLVNNFRREIFHKIEIIKILKEIKDNEYYKLDGYNSFNSFAKNYRIARTQVYDYIRIGNAIEEGLLEEQFVIENGLVNSLLALRDKDGIKVKKSKKNPIKPLRFQLKRQDSYDFYKKNAKFTGFLMDQLFQSKKDLIEEFLKEFKRLRG